The Apium graveolens cultivar Ventura unplaced genomic scaffold, ASM990537v1 ctg4346, whole genome shotgun sequence sequence GATCAATTCCCTACCAGATTGGGAACTTATCCAACTTGCAGTATTTAAATCTCAGCTATAATTCTTTTTATGGTCCAATCCCAAAGTGCATTGGGTCACTCAAGAGATTAAGATACCTCGACCTTTCCAACAATTACTTTTCAGGAGTTATTCCACCTGAGCTTGGAAACCTATCCGAGTTGCAGCATCTTGACCTGGGTTATACTTTTCTGACACACCTTGCTAGTGGGAACTTTGGGTGGTTGTTCAATAAATCATCTTTGGCACACCTTGATTTAAGTGGCGTAAACCTTACTGCCCCCAATATTTTGGTAAGCTTTATACAAAGGCTACCTTCCATATCAGTTTTGCATCTAAATTACTGTAATCTCTCGGCCCCATCTTCTCATCTAGCCAATTTTTCGTCCTCTATTTCTGCCCTTCATCTTTTTGCAAATCACATCAATTCATCCTTCTTTAATTGGATTTCTCCCTTGAGTGGCAGTCTGGTAGACCTTGACCTTGGTCATAACGTCTTAGAAGGTAGAATTCCGCAGTCTGTTGGTCACATGACTGCTCTTACTCATCTTAATCTTGACAACAATCTCTTGAGTGGCCCAATTTCACAGTCTTTTAGTAATATGACTGCTCTTTTTCTTCTGAATCTTGGTAACAATCTCTTGAATGGCGCAATTCCACAGTTTTTTGGTAATATGACTGCTCTTTCTTATCTGATACTTGGAAACAACAGTTTGGATGGCCCAATTCCACTGTCTTTTGGTCATATGATTGCTCTTACTCATCTTGAGCTCTCTCAGAATCAACTTAATGGCATACTCCCAAAATCCATAGGTAATTTGTCCAGATTGCAAGTGGTAGACTGTAGTTCCAACAATTTCACCGGGAACCTTGGCGATCTTTTATCTGGATCTTTTCCTGTTTTGAGAGAATTGTGGGTACATGAAAATCAACTTACTGGTTCACTTCCTGATATTACGATACTCCCATCCCTCAGATACTTGGAAGTCAGGTACAATCAGTTGAATGGATATCTACCAAAAGTTTTTGAACACCAATCAGCTCTTCAGTTCTTGGATTTGTCCAACAACCATCTTAGAGGATCTTTACCAGATTTTACAGGATTTTCATCTTTGAAATCATTGTATCTTGATAATAATGAGCTTTGTGGGTTTCTTCCTAATTTTACAGGATTATCATCCTTGGTTGTTCTACTTCTATACAATAATGAGTTTTCTGGGAGTCTTCCTGACTTTACTGGATGTTCATCTTTGCAAGAATTGCGACTCGATGAGAATCGACTTACAGAATGGGGAGCTCAGTCAACCGGGAGCCTTTCCAGTCTTATAACGCTGGACCTTTCAAAAAATTTCATCCGAAGTACGATCTCTGAAGCACACTTGTCCAGTCTTTCCAGCTTAATGTATTTGAGCACATCACATAATTCTCTGACATTTGAATTCAGTTCTGACTGGCTTCCTCCTTTCCAACTTTGGAGACTTTCTTTGGCTTCATGCAAGTTGGGGCCAAAATTTCCTAACTGGATTCGgaatcaaggaaagattggtcatCTTGATATATCTAACAGCCAGATTTCAGATACCATCCCTATCTGGTTTGGGAACTTCTCAACCAATTTGATGTTGTTAAATCTCTCTTCCAACAAAATTAGGGGCAAGTTTTCTTGGAATTATGCTCACATTCAAGAGATAGATTTAAGTTCAAATAATTTTATTGGATCTCTACCATCAATTCCTGCAAAATGTTCAAAATTGAATCTATCTCAAAACAAGTTTTCAGGAACACTCATTTCTTTATTTGTTGTTGAACACTTACCTTTAACCTTTCTTGATATATCACATAACCAACTCTATGGTGCCCTTCCTGACAATTGGACGTACTTTCGAGGCCTAGTGTTTCTTAACTTGGGACACAACAATTTTTCCGGTAGAATCCCAATGTCAGTAGGGCTTCTAGTTTCTCTCCAGACACTGATTTTGCGAAACAATAAGTTTAACGGTGAACTGCCAGGGTCTCTTAGAAACTGCACAAGCATTGGTTTTGTAGATTTTGGGTTAAATAATCTATCAGGAGTGGTACCAGCATGGATTGGTGAAGACCTGCCACAGTTGTATGCTCTAATACTGAAATCTAATAGATTTAATGGAAGCATGCCATCTGCAATATGTCATCTATCAAATCTTCATTTCCTAGACCTATCCATGAATAAAATTTCTGGAAGTGTTCCTCAGTGCTTTGAAAATATTACTTCCATGATTAAAAAAGGAACTGAAGTTGCTGAGCATACCTACTCTTCAAATGATTTATCAGCTCCTCCAAGTCGGTATAGTTATTTTGATGATGTATTGGCAAGATGGAAAGGTCAGGAGTTTGAGTACGGAAGAAATTTTGCATATTTGAAGATGATCGATCTTTCAACAAATGAACTGACTGGGGAAATTCCCTTGGGCATCACCCGACTCTTAGACCTTAAAGGATTGAATTTGTCAAGAAATAGGTTTGATGGAAAAGTTCCAGCGGAGATCGGGCATTTAAAAGTGTTAGAATGCTTAGACTTgtccacaaataaattttcagGTGAAATCCCACAAAGCATGTCTGGATTAAATTTTCTTGCATACTTAGATGTCTCAAACAACAATTTTTCGGGGAGAATTCCATCTGGTACTCAACTCCAAGGTTTCGATATTTGGACATATGAGGGGAACAGTGGACTTTGTGGCAAACCACTCACAAAGACTTGTCCTGGAGATGAACCAGATGATGACACCCATTCCTCATCCGGAAAGTACCAAGTTGATGGAGACGACAGTATATATGAATGGTGGCTGTACATAAGTGCAACACTTGGTTTTAGCACTTCCTTCTGGGGGTTTATTGGAACTTTAGTGTTAAACCGTCGCTGGAGACATGCATATTTCCTGTTCTTGTACAACTTGAAAGAGCGATTTTATGTTGCTATGGCAGTGCGCATTGCCAGATTGAAACAACGATTGTATCTTACTGGTTAAAgctgttgtatcatctgtgctTTTGCTTCGTGTTAATGTTTTCTTTAAGCCTTGGGATCTTGACAaccaaaataaaaatataatgataaaAGTATGCATCGAATAACATattaaatttatgtttagcctAACTTTTTAATTACCGTCATAACTTAGTGCAGAACTTGAAGTCAAATAAGCATATACTGAATTTTGATATCACCGTCAAGAGTAAAATTTGGTTATATAACTTTGCTTTTTTCGGTTTGTTCCTCAATAATTTTGGTGAAACAAAGAAAAAAATTGTGAATTTGtaaagattttttttattttggtcTCCATTTTTTTTTTtctcatttaaaaaaaaattaggaTAGAAATGAAGATAAGCCAATTCTATTAACTTCTTTTTTATCCTAATTCGATACCACAACTATAAATTTGAGATTGACCGAAGCATGAACTTTCAGGTTTAAGAAGTGCACGTCTTGTATTCCTTGAATACCATGACTATTAACTTCTTGTTTTTACCTTGTTTTAAAAGTTTAGTTAGTTTTTTACTCATAAAAAATTGATTGACTCACTATATTTCCTAAAATTTCACTAATtgtcttttttttttctttcttgtgGAGCACTAATTGTCAAAATAAACTTTTACTAAAGTCAGCTTACTCCCCACAAAGAGGTAAACGTTGAAGCACGGCAGAGAAAATGAAATGCTATTCATGATTTTAAATTGACTCCCAAGTCATCTTCTAGCTGATGATCTGAACGCTGGAGATACGCAAAGCATGCATATGAAACTACTTGACAAACCAAAGGATGTTTATGTACAATTGTTGTAATTAATTTGCTTTCATTTTCCCACTTGATATCTCTTAAAATATTACCATATTAAACAATGACTGCAATTCATCCACTGCATGTATTGCTTTATATTTTTCT is a genomic window containing:
- the LOC141701755 gene encoding receptor-like protein EIX2 — translated: MLVNNPVMKTAIHPLHVVVVVLYLLCMKASSIGSESVSKNANLMGCMEKEREALLLFKQSLVNETHLLDSWNKEQEEDCCKWKGVGCDYLTGHVTHLQLSSLISPLPIYLGSDIYSPVAPYRIYSNETRVSISRWLLDLPYLNYLDLSNNVLAAIPEFIGSLTKLVHLDFSDTWIEGSIPYQIGNLSNLQYLNLSYNSFYGPIPKCIGSLKRLRYLDLSNNYFSGVIPPELGNLSELQHLDLGYTFLTHLASGNFGWLFNKSSLAHLDLSGVNLTAPNILVSFIQRLPSISVLHLNYCNLSAPSSHLANFSSSISALHLFANHINSSFFNWISPLSGSLVDLDLGHNVLEGRIPQSVGHMTALTHLNLDNNLLSGPISQSFSNMTALFLLNLGNNLLNGAIPQFFGNMTALSYLILGNNSLDGPIPLSFGHMIALTHLELSQNQLNGILPKSIGNLSRLQVVDCSSNNFTGNLGDLLSGSFPVLRELWVHENQLTGSLPDITILPSLRYLEVRYNQLNGYLPKVFEHQSALQFLDLSNNHLRGSLPDFTGFSSLKSLYLDNNELCGFLPNFTGLSSLVVLLLYNNEFSGSLPDFTGCSSLQELRLDENRLTEWGAQSTGSLSSLITLDLSKNFIRSTISEAHLSSLSSLMYLSTSHNSLTFEFSSDWLPPFQLWRLSLASCKLGPKFPNWIRNQGKIGHLDISNSQISDTIPIWFGNFSTNLMLLNLSSNKIRGKFSWNYAHIQEIDLSSNNFIGSLPSIPAKCSKLNLSQNKFSGTLISLFVVEHLPLTFLDISHNQLYGALPDNWTYFRGLVFLNLGHNNFSGRIPMSVGLLVSLQTLILRNNKFNGELPGSLRNCTSIGFVDFGLNNLSGVVPAWIGEDLPQLYALILKSNRFNGSMPSAICHLSNLHFLDLSMNKISGSVPQCFENITSMIKKGTEVAEHTYSSNDLSAPPSRYSYFDDVLARWKGQEFEYGRNFAYLKMIDLSTNELTGEIPLGITRLLDLKGLNLSRNRFDGKVPAEIGHLKVLECLDLSTNKFSGEIPQSMSGLNFLAYLDVSNNNFSGRIPSGTQLQGFDIWTYEGNSGLCGKPLTKTCPGDEPDDDTHSSSGKYQVDGDDSIYEWWLYISATLGFSTSFWGFIGTLVLNRRWRHAYFLFLYNLKERFYVAMAVRIARLKQRLYLTG